Below is a window of Myroides profundi DNA.
CAAGCGTCAGGTGGTACTAAGAATAATTTCTATACAGTGCAGCGAGGAGATTCTTTATCATCGATAAGTAAGAAATTTGCTGGAGTGACCGTGTCTAAATTAAAGTCCTTAAATAATATGAAGGACTCAGATGACATTCGTCCAGGTATGAAGTTAAGACTTAATTAGAATAGAAAATAGGAGAGTATAGTGTGAGGTATGTAGGTTGCTTAATGTTAGTATTATTTGCCCTAGTTGGGTGTAGAGATCGGTCTGCTAAGAATAGATCTAATAATCCTATGGACGAACCTCATCAGATACTTATAGTCATTAATGATAGGCTATGGTATGGTAGTGTAGGGGATAGCATAAGAGAACATTTAGCTATACCTATAGAAGGAATCACACCTCCAGAATCTACTTTCTCTTTAGAGCAGATTTCTCCTAATTTGTTTTCTTCTAGGACTAGGAATAGAAGAAATATTATTGTCTTTTCAGATAATTATAATTCAAATAGTTTTTTGTTTGAGAAGGATAAGTATACTGCCGGTCAGATGTACTTTACAGTTAGTGGGGATTCTAGAAAGGGATTGATAAAAGAGTTTAAGAATAATGCAGATTCTATCGTAAATTCTATATTGCGCTCAGAGTTTGATGTCGTTGCAAGGCGTATTCTTGAAGGAAAGATAGTTGATACTGATTACTTTCAAGATAAGTTTCAAGTTAGTTTGAATTTGCCCACTACTTATAAGTTAGTTGGAAGTAATTACCACTTTGTATGGTTTAAAAAGAATATTGCTTCAGGTAATAGTAATATTCTGATTTACGATGTACCAATTGATAGAATTGAAAATACAGAGGGAACTATTCTAAATAATTTATTAGCAGTGAAGGATTCAGTGAATGGTAAGTATATACATTCTATAGAAGATAATTCGTATCTGAGACTTAATGAAGGGTTTATCCCTAACAATAAAGAGTTTGTAAGACAAGGAAGAAAGGTCTATGAGTTCACAGGGGAGTGGGATATGAATAATAGTTTTATGAGTGGCCCCTATATGAGTTATGTATTTAGAGATGTGTCAGCTAATAGATATCTGTTTATAGAAGGATTAGTATATAATCCAGCTATGGGAAAGAGAGGGATCTTAATGGAAGTAGAATCTATCGTAAACTCATTGAAGTTTAATGAGAATTAAGAAATTAAATAGAAGTAAAAAGGCGTTCATCACTGAACGCCTTTTTATGTATTAGTATCTTCTATGTAAAGGTAATTCGTCTATTGGATTAATCACCATTGGGAATCGCTCAACGGTTACAGCGCTACTGTCAAGCCCAAAGGCCTTTTCTTCTGACAGGGCTAGCTTTTTAAGCCACTCATATAGTGTTAGAATAATAGTTTCATGAGCAGGTAGCTCATTGTCATAAGACAGTTCTTTCTCTATCAATACATATTCAAAGTCTGTATATATATTGTTTTTTTGTAGAGAGGTATATTTACTTATAACATCTACTTCTCCTGTTTCTGTTAGCTCTTTGAGTACTTGTTTCATGAGTACACTGATCTTTTGGTCATTTCTAAAACCTAGATAAAAGTCAACACGGATAATATTATCAGCACCCATCTTCTGAATTTTGTATTCTAAATTATAAGGTTGATCACTAACATTCACATGTATAAACCAATAGTTATCTGCTCTTTTAGGTCTACGTTGTGTGATAGAATACAGCGCTTTATATTCTATTTTAGAGCATGTATTGGAGTTGGTTAGATAGATTAGATTAGAAGCAAATTTAGGAATGCTTGTATCTCCACTAATATCTAGAAGAATGTCTTTATACTGTTCTATATTGACAAACTCAGTATAGTTCTTTCTAATTTTCTTAGCTAAGTAGTTTATAATCATCGTACCTGCTAGTAAAGACGCTATGATAACAGTAACATAACCACCATGAGTGAACTTCTGAACGTTAGCGATAAAGAATGAGACTTCTAAGCTTAGGTATATTAGTTCGACTAAGACGATTACAACAATATGCACACGTTTTAGGTACATATAGTAACCTAGTAATATTGTAGTCATGATCATACACAAGGTAATCGCTAGTCCATACGCAGCCTCCATATTTCCTGACTCTTCAAAGTGCAATACTACGAATACACAGCCTAAGAATAGTAACCAGTTGATAGAAGGAATATATAATTGCCCTTTTACATTGGTTGGGAATTTTACTTTTACTTTTGGCCATAAGTTAAGTCTTATCGCTTCATTGATTAGTGTAAATGATCCACTTATTAGGGCTTGTGATGCGATTACAGCGGCTATTGTTGCAATGGCTATACCAAATGGTAAGAACCACTCAGGCATAACTAAAAAGAAGGGGTTTGCGGGGTTTTGATTATCTGGTGATAGTTGTAATAGTGTTTGGTTAGAAAAGTTGATTAAATAAGCTCCTTGTCCAAAATAACACAATACTAGCATCGCTTTTACAAATGCCCAAGTGATGCGTATATTCTTTATCCCACAATGTCCTAGATCGCTATAAAGTGCTTCTGCACCTGTAGTACATAGAAAGACAAATCCCAATACAAAATAACCTTCTGAGTGTATAGAAAGTAAATGAACTGCATAATAAGGATTTAAAGCCTTAAGTACTGTAAGGTTATCCATTAAGTGGAATAGACCAATTATCCCTATCATTAAGAACCACAAAGTCATCATAGGGCCAAAGAATTTACCAATAGCTTTGGTACCAAATTGTTGGATGACAAAGAGAATAAAGATAATTCCTATCACTATCGGAATAGTCTGTAGGTTTGGTTCATATATTCTAAGTCCTTCTATAGCAGATGATATAGAGATAGGAGGGGTGATGATACCATCAGCTAATAATGCACTACCTCCAATGATAGCAGGAATGATTAACCAACGTTTCTTCAACCTTTTGACTAAAGTATATAGGGAGAATATACCTCCCTCACCATTATTATCTGCCTTTAGGGTTAGAAAAACATACTTAATGGTCGTCTGTAAGGTTAAAGTCCAAAAAACGCATGAAATAGCTCCTAAGACAATATCCTCTCGGATAATCTCTTTTCCTATGATGGCTTTCATTACATAAAGTGGGGATGTACCAATGTCTCCATAGATAATACCTAAGGTCACCAGCAGTGTACCTAAGGTTATTTTATTCAATTGAGAACTGTGGCCATGTGATGACTGTGCTTGCATAAAAATGTCAGATTTAAACTTGTAATTTGTAACGATATGGTTACTAATAAGCTAATAGTCAGAATAGGAATATATACCACTCCATGGCTAGTCTTAGTTTAGTAAAGATATTTTGCTTTTAATAAAGCGATATCCACTTCTAATATCTCTGTCAAGTACTGTTCTACAGAAGTATAATATTCCTCTATAGTATTCAATGCCTTATCTAAGAATTGTTCTTGTACTGTGAATAGGGTTAGAAGTGTTTCTGCTTGTTGTGTTTCTAGATTAAATTGTTTTTGTATTCTTTGTATATCAAGATTGACATATTGATTAGTCAATAGGTAATCTTCTATCACTGTATGTTGATTTACTCCTAGAGCTGATAGGAGTAGAGCAGCAGCTAGGCCTGTTCTATCTTTACCTGCAGTACAGTTAAACATTAATGGAGCCTCAGAACACTCTACTTCTTTAAAGAAAGCTTTGTATTGACTTTGATTATGGAGTACTAGTTGTTCATTGATATCCACTAAGAACTTAGTCGCTAAGCCTATATCACCTTCTTGCACAATCTGCATGACCTGATTCTTACTAAGATTACCAGGTGTGATAGGCAAGAGTATTTCATTAGTAACTGTCTTAGGCAATAGCGTTTTTTGTTCTTCACTTTCTTCTTCACTTCTAAAGTCCACGATTGTAGTCAGTGGAAGTGAGCTAAGGTAGTCTAGGTCTAAGGCAGTTAAGTTACTCAATTGTCCTGAGCGAAATAAGCATCCCCATTTAACCGTTTTATTGTCTTCTGTTTGATATCCACCTAGATCTCTGAAGTTAGACTGACCTTGTAAAGGAATGTGGCGCAATCTGTTATTAGCTACTTCAAGACCTTTGTGTGTAGTATTAAGGTCTAGAGCGCTTTGGTTCGGGGTAGAACTGCGTTCTACGTCACTATCTGTTTCAATTAAACAATGTCCTTTTTGTAAATTTTGCATAGAGCTATCACTATTTTAAAGCCTTAATAATCTCAGGCAGATTTATAACAATGCTTTTCTGAACTCTTACATGTAAGTAGCATTAGATGCTAGATATTGTAAAAATGATCAACTCAATCAAGAATAAATAATACTTTTCGACAATAAAAAGATACTTATTTATTACTATTTAATGATTAATAATCAGAAAACTATTAAGTTAAATGTATTTTTAATATAGTGCAAATATAAGGGGGAAAAAAGACAAACTATTAAGAGTTGTCTTCTTTTTTTTCTGTTGTAGCGTCTATGAATTTCTCGAAAAGCTTAATCATCTTCTCGTTTACATCTTTGAATGTTAATCTATCTTTAGATTGATAGAATAGCATCATAGCATAAGGCTTATCTATATTTTCTAGTAGTAAGTGTTTATTCTGCCTATATGCTTCGCGTAATAATCTTTTAAAATAGTTTCTATCTACCGCCTTTTTAAAATGACGTTTAGATACAGATACTCCTACTTTTAGAGGGAGGTCTTCTTGATTAGCTGTCTGAACATATACCATTCTCAAAGGGTATTTACTCACAGTTTTGCCTGTTGTAAATAACTCTTCGATTACAGCTTTGCTTTTTAGCTTTTCCTTTTTAGGATAATTGTATTTTTTTTGTTCCATATAGACTGCAAAGGTAGCAAAGGAATATGAAATATTTATAAATAAAATAGGCCGCTACTGCGGCCTATTTCTATTTTGTATAGATACTATTTTCTTGATTTACATCAGCCATAAATTGGCTTGGGTCGATCACTATTTTCTTAATAGTACCTTTTGGTTTATTGATTGTGAACTTATACTCTGGCTGAGCCCATCCCCATCCATCTAATACTGTTCTTTCGTATTGTACAAACTGGTTAGGTTTGATCCAGTGCATTGAAGTATAAGGAATATAGAATGTCTCTATAGAACCATCTTCGTATTCTACTAAGATATCTAGA
It encodes the following:
- a CDS encoding KUP/HAK/KT family potassium transporter, producing MQAQSSHGHSSQLNKITLGTLLVTLGIIYGDIGTSPLYVMKAIIGKEIIREDIVLGAISCVFWTLTLQTTIKYVFLTLKADNNGEGGIFSLYTLVKRLKKRWLIIPAIIGGSALLADGIITPPISISSAIEGLRIYEPNLQTIPIVIGIIFILFVIQQFGTKAIGKFFGPMMTLWFLMIGIIGLFHLMDNLTVLKALNPYYAVHLLSIHSEGYFVLGFVFLCTTGAEALYSDLGHCGIKNIRITWAFVKAMLVLCYFGQGAYLINFSNQTLLQLSPDNQNPANPFFLVMPEWFLPFGIAIATIAAVIASQALISGSFTLINEAIRLNLWPKVKVKFPTNVKGQLYIPSINWLLFLGCVFVVLHFEESGNMEAAYGLAITLCMIMTTILLGYYMYLKRVHIVVIVLVELIYLSLEVSFFIANVQKFTHGGYVTVIIASLLAGTMIINYLAKKIRKNYTEFVNIEQYKDILLDISGDTSIPKFASNLIYLTNSNTCSKIEYKALYSITQRRPKRADNYWFIHVNVSDQPYNLEYKIQKMGADNIIRVDFYLGFRNDQKISVLMKQVLKELTETGEVDVISKYTSLQKNNIYTDFEYVLIEKELSYDNELPAHETIILTLYEWLKKLALSEEKAFGLDSSAVTVERFPMVINPIDELPLHRRY
- a CDS encoding DUF4837 family protein, which encodes MLVLFALVGCRDRSAKNRSNNPMDEPHQILIVINDRLWYGSVGDSIREHLAIPIEGITPPESTFSLEQISPNLFSSRTRNRRNIIVFSDNYNSNSFLFEKDKYTAGQMYFTVSGDSRKGLIKEFKNNADSIVNSILRSEFDVVARRILEGKIVDTDYFQDKFQVSLNLPTTYKLVGSNYHFVWFKKNIASGNSNILIYDVPIDRIENTEGTILNNLLAVKDSVNGKYIHSIEDNSYLRLNEGFIPNNKEFVRQGRKVYEFTGEWDMNNSFMSGPYMSYVFRDVSANRYLFIEGLVYNPAMGKRGILMEVESIVNSLKFNEN
- a CDS encoding tyrosine-protein phosphatase, whose amino-acid sequence is MQNLQKGHCLIETDSDVERSSTPNQSALDLNTTHKGLEVANNRLRHIPLQGQSNFRDLGGYQTEDNKTVKWGCLFRSGQLSNLTALDLDYLSSLPLTTIVDFRSEEESEEQKTLLPKTVTNEILLPITPGNLSKNQVMQIVQEGDIGLATKFLVDINEQLVLHNQSQYKAFFKEVECSEAPLMFNCTAGKDRTGLAAALLLSALGVNQHTVIEDYLLTNQYVNLDIQRIQKQFNLETQQAETLLTLFTVQEQFLDKALNTIEEYYTSVEQYLTEILEVDIALLKAKYLY
- the rnpA gene encoding ribonuclease P protein component; protein product: MEQKKYNYPKKEKLKSKAVIEELFTTGKTVSKYPLRMVYVQTANQEDLPLKVGVSVSKRHFKKAVDRNYFKRLLREAYRQNKHLLLENIDKPYAMMLFYQSKDRLTFKDVNEKMIKLFEKFIDATTEKKEDNS